One Triticum dicoccoides isolate Atlit2015 ecotype Zavitan chromosome 5B, WEW_v2.0, whole genome shotgun sequence genomic window carries:
- the LOC119308529 gene encoding asparagine synthetase [glutamine-hydrolyzing]: MCGILAVLGCADDTQGKRVRVLELSRRLKHRGPDWSGMHQVGDCYLSHQRLAIIDPASGDQPLYNEDKSIVVTVNGEIYNHEQLRAQLSSHTFRTGSDCEVIAHLYEEHGENFIDMLDGVFSFVLLDTRDNSFIAARDAIGVTPLYIGWGIDGSVWISSEMKGLNDDCEHFEIFPPGHLYSSKQGGFKRWYNPPWFSEVIPSVPYDPLALRKAFEKAVVKRLMTDVPFGVLLSGGLDSSLVAAVTVRHLAGTKAAKRWGTKLHSFCVGLEGSPDLKAAKEVANYLGTMHHEFTFTVQDGIDAIEDVIYHTETYDVTTIRASTPMFLMSRKIKSLGVKMVISGEGSDEIFGGYLYFHKAPNKEELHRETCQKIKALHQYDCLRANKATSAWGLEARVPFLDKEFINEAMSIDPEWKMIRPDLGRIEKWVLRKAFDDEEQPFLPKHILYRQKEQFSDGVGYSWIDGLKAHAESNVTDKMMSNAKFIYPHNTPTTKEAYCYRMIFERFFPQNSAILTVPGGPSVACSTAKAVEWDAQWSGNLDPSGRAALGVHLSAYEQEHLPATIMAGTSKKPRMIEVAAPGVAIES, from the exons ATGTGCGGCATACTGGCGGTGCTGGGCTGCGCTGATGACACCCAAGGGAAGAGAGTGCGCGTGCTTGAGCTCTCGCGCAGGCTCAAGCACCGCGGCCCCGACTGGAGCGGCATGCACCAGGTTGGCGACTGCTACCTCTCCCACCAGCGCCTCGCCATCATCGACCCTGCCTCTGGCGACCAGCCGCTCTACAACGAGGACAAGTCCATCGTCGTCACA GTGAATGGAGAGATCTACAACCATGAACAGCTCCGGGCGCAGCTCTCCTCCCACACGTTCAGGACAGGCAGCGACTGCGAGGTCATCGCACACCTG TACGAGGAGCATGGGGAGAACTTCATCGACATGCTGGATGGTGTCTTCTCCTTCGTCTTGCTCGATACACGCGACAACAGCTTCATTGCTGCACGTGATGCCATTGGCGTCACACCCCTCTATATTGGCTGGGGAATTGATG GGTCGGTGTGGATATCATCAGAGATGAAGGGCCTGAATGATGATTGTGAGCACTTTGAGATCTTTCCTCCTGGCCATCTCTACTCCAGCAAGCAGGGAGGCTTCAAGAGATGGTACAACCCACCTTGGTTCTCCGAGGTCATTCCTTCAGTGCCATATGACCCACTTGCTCTCAGGAAGGCTTTCGAAAAG GCTGTCGTCAAGAGGCTTATGACGGACGTTCCATTCGGTGTTCTACTCTCTGGTGGCCTTGACTCATCATTGGTTGCAGCCGTTACAGTTCGCCACCTGGCAGGAACAAAGGCTGCAAAGCGCTGGGGGACTAAGCTTCACTCTTTTTGTGTCGGACTTGAG GGGTCACCTGATCTGAAGGCTGCAAAGGAGGTAGCCAATTACCTGGGCACCATGCACCATGAGTTCACCTTCACTGTTCAG GACGGCATTGATGCAATTGAGGATGTGATTTATCACACCGAAACATATGATGTGACGACAATCAGGGCAAGCACGCCAATGTTCCTGATGTCACGCAAGATCAAGTCACTTGGGGTCAAGATGGTCATCTCTGGTGAGGGCTCCGATGAGATTTTCGGAGGGTACCTCTACTTCCACAAGGCACCCAACAAAGAGGAGCTCCACCGTGAGACATGTCAAAAG ATCAAAGCTCTGCATCAGTACGATTGCTTGAGGGCCAACAAGGCAACATCTGCATGGGGCCTCGAAGCACGTGTGCCATTCTTGGACAAGGAGTTTATCAATGAGGCAATGAGCATTGATCCTGAGTGGAAGATG ATCCGGCCTGATCTTGGAAGAATTGAGAAATGGGTGCTGAGGAAAGCATTTGATGACGAGGAGCAACCATTCCTGCCGAAG CATATTCTGTACAGGCAGAAAGAGCAGTTCAGTGATGGTGTTGGCTACAGCTGGATTGATGGCCTAAAGGCTCACGCAGAATCGAAT GTGACAGATAAGATGATGTCAAATGCAAAGTTCATCTACCCACACAACACCCCGACTACAAAAGAGGCCTACTGTTACAGGATGATATTTGAGAGGTTCTTCCCCCAG AACTCGGCGATCCTGACGGTGCCAGGTGGGCCAAGCGTTGCATGCAGCACGGCGAAGGCGGTAGAGTGGGATGCCCAGTGGTCAGGGAACCTGGATCCCTCAGGGAGAGCAGCACTTGGAGTCCATCTCTCGGCCTATGAACAGGAGCATCTCCCAGCAACCATCATGGCAGGAACCAGCAAGAAGCCGAGGATGATCGAGGTTGCGGCGCCTGGTGTCGCAATTGAGAGTTGA
- the LOC119308530 gene encoding circumsporozoite protein-like, giving the protein MPCCHWVLSVAESSSNNKTPSWLHRLHTKGGLSFPSHLQIDDLLYGRTQLSPPSPPPPVPPPPPPSDRDAAATNPQDPPPNPKSIPKPPRXXXXXXPSDTNNNHSPPPPSPPPSPQPLSGVISEIFAVPSAPRSNRPLKPFRKQYRPRPRPNVKSANKDDKDKAKARKRRRADRDAGAEHGERRSRTEVTVIDTSTDGWKAAKVLVRRGANWKISDRKHSEISETEDLRKGKRRAGLVAKVLRDKKKGKGAALPGNIHPSSGILIKVPDDAAIEAPKRPRSCEPVPLGQSAPILQLPSSSTCSQP; this is encoded by the exons ATGCCGTGCTGCCACTGGGTGCTCTCCGTGGccgagagcagcagcaacaacaaaacGCCGTCATGGCTCCACCGCCTCCACACCAAGGGCGGCCTCTCCTTCCCCTCCCACCTCCAAATCGATGACCTCCTCTATGGCCGAACCCAGCTGtcccctccctctcctcctccgcctgtcccccctccgccgccgccgtccgaccgcgacgccgccgccaccAACCCCCAAGACCCGCCCCCTAATCCCAAGTCTATCCCCAAGCCACCCCG NNNNNNNNNNNNNNNNNNCCCTAGCGATACCAACAACAAccattcgccgccgccgccgtcgccgccgccgtcgccgcagccTCTCTCCGGCGTCATCTCCGAAATTTTCGCCGTCCCCTCGGCCCCGCGATCCAATCGCCCCCTCAAGCCCTTCCGCAAGCAGTACCGACCCCGCCCTCGCCCCAACGTCAAGTCCGCCAACAAGGACGACAAAGACAAGGCCAAGGCCAGGAAGCGCCGCCGGGCCGATAGGGATGCCGGTGCTGAGCACGGGGAGAGGCGctccaggacggaggtcaccgtcatCGACACCAGCACCGACGGGTGGAAGGCCGCCAAGGTACTCGTCCGCAGGGGTGCCAACTGGAAGATCAGCGACAGGAAGCACTCCGAGATCTCAGAAACTGAGGATCTAAGGAAGGGCAAGAGGAGGGCCGGCCTTGTTGCCAAGGTACTGAGAGATAAAAAGAAGGGGAAAGGCGCTGCCTTGCCG GGAAACATCCATCCTAGTAGTGGAATTCTGATTAAGGTACCGGATGATGCTGCCATTGAAGCACCAAAAAG ACCAAGAAGCTGCGAACCAGTACCACTAGGCCAAAGTGCACCTATTCTTCAGTTACCAAGTTCAAGTACCTGTAGCCAGCCTTGA